Proteins encoded together in one Quercus lobata isolate SW786 chromosome 3, ValleyOak3.0 Primary Assembly, whole genome shotgun sequence window:
- the LOC115982020 gene encoding sterol 14-demethylase — protein sequence MIMMDVDNKFFNMGVLIVATLVVAKLISVLIMPKSKKRLPPVVKTWPLIGGLVRFMKGPIVMIREEYPKLGSVFTLNLANRKITFLIGPEVSAHFFKASESDLSQQEVYQFNVPTFGPGVVFDVDYSVRQEQFRFFTESLRVNKLKGYVDQMVSEAEDYFSKWGDSGEVDLKYELEHLIILTASRCLLGREVRDKLFADVSALFHDLDNGMLPISVIFPYLPIPAHKRRDRARKKLSEIFTNIIASRKDAGKSENDMLQCFIDSKYKDGRPTTESEVTGLLIAALFAGQHTSSITSTWTGAYLLKHKQHLSAVLEEQKNLMQKHGSKVDHDILSEMDTLYRSIKEALRLHPPLIMLLRSSHSDFSVTTRDGKEYDIPKGHIVATSPAFANRLPHIFKDPDSYDPDRFAIGREEDKAAGAFSYISFGGGRHGCLGEPFAYLQIKAIWSHLLRNFEFELISPFPEIDWNAMVVGVKGKVMVRYKRRVLSVN from the exons ATGATCATGATGGATGTGGACAACAAGTTCTTCAATATGGGTGTTCTCATTGTGGCCACTCTAGTGGTGGCCAAGCTTATTTCTGTGCTTATAATGCCTAAATCTAAAAAACGTCTCCCCCCGGTTGTTAAGACGTGGCCTTTGATTGGCGGCCTCGTCCGCTTCATGAAAGGTCCGATTGTGATGATTAGGGAGGAGTACCCCAAGCTTGGGAGTGTATTCACATTGAATCTGGCTAACAGGAAGATTACCTTCTTGATTGGTCCGGAGGTTTCAGCACATTTCTTTAAAGCTTCCGAGTCTGATCTTAGCCAGCAGGAGGTGTATCAATTCAACGTGCCCACTTTCGGTCCAGGAGTAGTATTTGATGTTGATTACTCGGTGAGGCAAGAGCAATTTCGGTTCTTCACTGAATCTTTGAGAGTTAATAAACTCAAGGGATATGTGGATCAGATGGTTTCAGAAGCAGAG GATTACTTCTCAAAGTGGGGAGACAGTGGTGAGGTGGACCTTAAGTATGAGCTGGAGCATCTAATCATCTTGACAGCCAGTAGATGTCTCCTGGGTCGAGAAGTTCGTGATAAGCTCTTTGCTGATGTTTCTGCCTTGTTCCATGACCTTGACAATGGAATGCTCCCGATTAGTGTTATCTTCCCATACCTGCCCATCCCTGCTCACAAACGCCGTGACCGGGCCCGCAAGAAGCTTTCAGAAATCTTTACAAACATCATAGCCTCCCGCAAAGATGCTGGCAAGTCAGAGAATGACATGCTGCAGTGCTTCATTGACTCAAAGTACAAAGATGGCCGCCCAACAACTGAAAGTGAGGTCACTGGCTTGCTCATTGCTGCTCTATTTGCTGGGCAGCACACTAGTTCCATCACCTCCACTTGGACTGGGGCCTATCTCCTCAAACACAAGCAGCACCTATCTGCTGTTTTGGAGGAGCAGAAAAACCTTATGCAAAAGCATGGGAGTAAGGTTGATCATGACATCTTGTCTGAGATGGACACCTTGTATAGGAGCATTAAGGAGGCATTGAGACTCCACCCCCCACTGATTATGCTGCTACGTAGCTCACATAGTGATTTTAGTGTGACAACCCGAGATGGAAAAGAATATGACATCCCAAAGGGCCACATAGTTGCCACATCACCAGCTTTTGCAAACCGTCTTCCTCATATTTTTAAAGATCCTGACAGTTACGATCCTGACAGATTTGCTATTGGGAGAGAAGAAGACAAGGCTGCAGGGGCAttctcatatatttcttttggaGGTGGCAGGCATGGTTGCCTTGGTGAGCCCTTTGCATACCTGCAGATAAAGGCAATCTGGAGCCATTTGCTGAGGAATTTTGAGTTTGAGCTTATATCACCTTTTCCTGAGATTGATTGGAATGCCATGGTTGTGGGTGTGAAAGGAAAGGTGATGGTGCGGTACAAGCGGCGGGTGCTTTCTGTTAATTAA